One genomic window of Methanospirillum lacunae includes the following:
- a CDS encoding V-type ATP synthase subunit D — protein sequence MAYQTDVKPTRAGLLALKNRLRMARKAYNILSMKLDGLILEVTRLAPQVKKEHELLIKRYNRTRFLIAAAYMIEGTVGVTVAAYSVEVKPEIDLSQRNVFGVKVPVITGKNVKTDVIERGYGLLGTTLVIDDLADSYEELLDAIIVYAGNEATLKRLLAEIERISRRVKALEHMVIPTLEETELYISRMRDEMEREDTSRLFHVKRRKEEAAEKTDQERKNKALE from the coding sequence ATGGCCTATCAGACTGATGTGAAACCAACCCGTGCCGGCCTTCTTGCACTTAAAAACAGACTCAGGATGGCTCGGAAGGCATACAATATCTTGAGTATGAAATTAGACGGGTTGATCCTTGAGGTGACACGTCTTGCTCCTCAGGTAAAAAAGGAGCACGAACTCTTGATCAAACGCTACAACCGGACCCGGTTTCTGATTGCCGCAGCGTATATGATAGAAGGAACAGTAGGTGTGACCGTCGCTGCCTACTCGGTTGAGGTAAAGCCAGAAATCGACCTCTCACAGCGCAATGTCTTTGGAGTCAAAGTTCCGGTGATCACCGGAAAAAACGTTAAGACAGACGTGATTGAACGAGGGTACGGACTGCTTGGAACAACCCTTGTCATTGACGATCTCGCTGACTCATACGAAGAACTCCTCGATGCCATTATCGTATACGCAGGAAATGAAGCAACACTTAAGCGTCTTTTGGCAGAGATTGAGCGGATCAGCAGAAGAGTCAAGGCACTTGAACACATGGTTATCCCAACTCTTGAGGAGACTGAACTGTATATCTCCCGGATGCGTGATGAGATGGAACGTGAGGATACGAGCAGGCTCTTTCATGTAAAAAGAAGAAAAGAGGAAGCAGCTGAAAAGACTGATCAGGAGAGGAAAAACAAAGCCCTGGAATGA
- a CDS encoding methanogenesis marker 8 protein — MTDEHIIEAIGRSRIVVRDGKVVEVGEAVITDCPLAKRFACPVEEFTPEAVKKNIENRIEAFGMCTPERSLISDDDFVGFGASELTRTGLASGIIDAAVLACDGAGTVVVTDPAMAQGIGGRMSGLVSTSPIRSVIERIEAGGGIVPDPVYASIDPLAGIAAAHKAGYSRLLVTVAGADAAEAVRNADPSAIIMAVHVTGTSREDAVRISEVADISTGCASRHIREVCGKKALMQAGTVVPIFILTRRGKELLLARLAVIPNQILVSHTALPVIGEKTPGPLV; from the coding sequence ATGACTGATGAACACATCATTGAAGCGATTGGACGATCCAGAATAGTTGTTCGGGATGGAAAAGTTGTGGAGGTCGGCGAAGCAGTTATCACCGATTGCCCTCTTGCAAAAAGATTTGCATGCCCGGTCGAAGAGTTCACACCAGAAGCGGTAAAGAAAAATATTGAGAACCGGATTGAAGCATTTGGGATGTGTACTCCTGAACGTTCACTCATTTCTGATGATGATTTTGTCGGATTCGGTGCGTCTGAGCTCACCCGCACGGGTCTCGCCTCAGGGATCATTGATGCAGCAGTTCTGGCATGTGATGGTGCGGGAACAGTTGTAGTGACTGATCCAGCAATGGCCCAGGGGATTGGAGGCCGGATGTCGGGCCTTGTCTCAACCTCTCCAATCAGGTCTGTCATTGAACGGATAGAAGCCGGTGGAGGAATCGTTCCTGATCCAGTGTATGCATCCATAGATCCACTAGCCGGAATTGCTGCTGCACACAAGGCTGGATATTCCCGTCTGCTTGTAACCGTTGCAGGTGCAGATGCGGCAGAAGCCGTGAGAAACGCAGATCCTTCTGCTATTATCATGGCTGTTCATGTCACCGGGACCTCACGTGAGGATGCAGTAAGAATCTCAGAAGTTGCTGACATTTCAACCGGCTGTGCATCCCGTCATATCAGGGAAGTATGCGGAAAAAAGGCTCTCATGCAGGCAGGAACTGTAGTTCCTATCTTTATCCTCACCAGGAGAGGCAAGGAACTGCTTCTGGCACGGCTTGCTGTAATACCAAATCAGATTCTGGTCAGCCACACAGCTCTTCCGGTAATTGGAGAAAAGACACCCGGCCCACTGGTCTGA